One part of the Thermodesulfobacterium commune DSM 2178 genome encodes these proteins:
- a CDS encoding MerR family transcriptional regulator, translating to MKPKKPLETLYVPLSEVAQLLNIKPHVLYYWEKKIPQLKPYRISNRKFYKKDQLELLFKVKKLIEEGYTLEGVKKFLNLYKLEQPALFSPKEVLTKEKALRKLIREVIKELKEIYKSL from the coding sequence ATGAAACCTAAAAAGCCTTTAGAAACCCTTTATGTTCCTCTTTCTGAGGTTGCTCAACTTTTAAATATAAAACCTCATGTGCTTTATTACTGGGAAAAAAAGATCCCCCAGCTTAAACCTTATCGAATTTCTAACAGAAAGTTTTACAAAAAAGACCAACTTGAACTTCTTTTTAAGGTAAAAAAACTGATAGAAGAAGGGTATACCTTAGAAGGGGTTAAAAAGTTTTTGAACCTTTATAAACTTGAACAACCAGCCCTTTTCAGTCCAAAAGAGGTCCTTACAAAAGAAAAAGCCCTGAGAAAGCTTATCAGGGAAGTAATCAAAGAACTTAAAGAAATCTACAAGTCTTTATAA
- a CDS encoding desulfoferrodoxin: protein MAEKLGLYKCQVCGNIVLVMHGGKGQLVCCGKPMELQTPNTVDAAVEKHVPVIEKEGDVYKVKVGSVPHPMTEEHYIEWIELHADEDKVYIKFLKPGEAPEAVFEVKAAKVVAKEWCNLHGYWQGA, encoded by the coding sequence ATGGCGGAAAAACTTGGACTTTATAAATGTCAGGTCTGTGGAAACATAGTGTTGGTGATGCATGGAGGAAAAGGTCAGTTGGTTTGTTGTGGAAAACCTATGGAGTTACAAACTCCTAATACAGTGGATGCGGCCGTTGAGAAGCATGTTCCTGTGATAGAAAAAGAAGGAGATGTCTATAAGGTAAAGGTAGGAAGTGTGCCTCATCCCATGACAGAGGAACATTACATAGAGTGGATTGAGTTGCATGCTGATGAAGATAAGGTTTACATTAAGTTCTTGAAGCCTGGGGAGGCTCCTGAGGCGGTGTTTGAGGTAAAAGCAGCCAAGGTAGTGGCTAAGGAGTGGTGTAACCTTCATGGATATTGGCAAGGCGCATAA
- a CDS encoding DVU0298 family protein: MPNLYQPQLKKRVLKTLEEDPLFKAIETIKTLPPSKVVSFLIGAFLHKDEMVRWKAIACFGVVVKKIADQDIERARVVIRRLMWMLNEESGSMAWGVPEGFAEAMFYSEVLRKEYLSIYVSYIWDPKDERKYKADNYLEFPPAQRGIIWGIGRLAQAKTEDLIERKAHVYVYDHIFSTDKIVSFLSLWSLSQISPDLSILNLDPTPIKQRLEEFKKERFRLLMFDGQDIRYKSSESLVFRV; encoded by the coding sequence TTGCCTAATCTTTACCAGCCCCAACTTAAAAAGAGGGTCCTCAAGACTTTAGAAGAGGACCCTCTTTTTAAGGCAATAGAAACTATAAAGACACTTCCCCCTTCTAAGGTGGTAAGCTTTTTAATCGGGGCTTTTTTGCATAAAGATGAAATGGTAAGGTGGAAGGCTATAGCCTGTTTTGGTGTGGTTGTAAAGAAAATAGCAGATCAGGATATAGAGAGAGCAAGGGTAGTAATCAGAAGGCTTATGTGGATGTTAAATGAGGAGTCAGGGAGCATGGCTTGGGGGGTTCCTGAAGGATTTGCTGAGGCGATGTTTTATTCAGAGGTTTTGAGGAAAGAATATCTTTCGATTTATGTTTCTTACATCTGGGACCCAAAGGATGAAAGAAAATATAAGGCAGATAATTACTTGGAGTTTCCTCCGGCTCAGAGAGGGATAATCTGGGGAATAGGGAGATTAGCTCAAGCTAAGACTGAGGACCTCATCGAAAGAAAGGCGCATGTTTATGTGTATGATCATATCTTTTCTACAGACAAGATAGTAAGCTTCTTAAGTTTATGGTCACTTTCTCAGATTTCTCCTGATTTGTCTATTCTTAACTTAGACCCAACTCCGATAAAACAACGGTTAGAGGAGTTTAAAAAAGAAAGATTTCGGCTCCTTATGTTTGATGGCCAAGATATCCGATATAAAAGTTCAGAAAGTTTAGTTTTTAGGGTTTAA
- a CDS encoding rubredoxin, with protein sequence MEKKHKKGKKYRCKCCGYLYDPEKGDPSRFVSPPGTCFEDLPESWTCPHCGANKTTFKEEERGF encoded by the coding sequence ATGGAAAAGAAGCACAAGAAAGGAAAAAAATATAGGTGTAAATGTTGTGGTTACCTTTATGACCCGGAGAAAGGGGATCCTTCAAGGTTTGTTTCTCCTCCAGGAACTTGTTTTGAGGACCTACCTGAAAGCTGGACTTGCCCTCATTGTGGGGCTAACAAGACTACCTTTAAGGAAGAGGAAAGAGGTTTTTAA
- the prfB gene encoding peptide chain release factor 2 (programmed frameshift): MKTAAQVYKNIDLEKILNYFSEQLQDLRGCLDPDSIKKRLSQIEEVFQQNNIDWESPSIKNLLKERASLIERLNLFEDLEKDFLNLSEWYELYKEEKNPDYLEILFEDIERFEKKLKKEESKLLLSDEYDYSSAILSIHAGTGGTDAQDWAYMLLKMYVKWAEKKGFSVKLVDSLPGEEAGIKSAVILVEGSWAYGYLKGEKGIHRLIRISPFDANARRHTSFASVTVIPEIDENIEVEIRPEDLKIETMRAGGHGGQHVNKTESAVRITHIPTGIVVSCQNERSQHLNKAIALKILKSRLYQLEKQKLEQKKESLIGEKKEIGWGNQIRSYILHPYKVVKDHRTQLEVFKVEDVLDGEIDDFIREYLLWDAKQKLNQKT; the protein is encoded by the exons ATGAAAACAGCGGCTCAGGTTTATAAAAACATAGACTTAGAAAAGATTTTAAATTATTTTTCTGAACAGCTTCAAGATTTAAGGGGGTGTCTT GACCCCGATTCTATCAAAAAACGCCTTTCTCAGATAGAAGAAGTTTTTCAACAAAACAACATCGACTGGGAATCCCCTTCTATTAAGAACCTGCTTAAAGAGCGTGCAAGCCTGATAGAAAGGTTAAATCTTTTTGAAGATTTAGAAAAAGATTTTTTAAACCTTTCTGAGTGGTATGAACTTTACAAAGAGGAAAAAAATCCAGATTATTTAGAAATCCTTTTTGAAGACATAGAACGGTTTGAAAAAAAACTAAAGAAAGAAGAAAGCAAGCTTCTTCTTTCCGATGAGTATGACTATTCTTCTGCCATTTTAAGCATCCATGCAGGAACAGGAGGCACAGACGCTCAGGACTGGGCTTATATGTTGCTAAAGATGTATGTAAAGTGGGCTGAAAAAAAGGGATTTTCGGTAAAATTGGTAGACAGCCTGCCTGGAGAAGAGGCAGGGATAAAGAGTGCAGTAATTTTAGTTGAAGGCTCTTGGGCTTATGGGTATCTTAAAGGAGAAAAAGGTATTCATAGGTTGATTAGAATATCACCTTTTGATGCTAATGCAAGAAGACATACTTCTTTTGCTTCGGTAACGGTAATTCCTGAAATAGACGAAAACATAGAGGTGGAGATAAGACCTGAAGACTTAAAGATTGAAACTATGAGGGCAGGTGGCCACGGAGGCCAGCATGTTAACAAAACAGAAAGTGCGGTTAGGATTACCCATATCCCTACAGGGATAGTGGTTTCTTGCCAGAATGAGCGAAGTCAACATCTTAACAAAGCCATAGCTTTGAAAATATTAAAATCAAGATTATATCAGTTAGAAAAGCAAAAACTTGAACAGAAAAAAGAAAGTCTGATCGGTGAAAAAAAAGAAATAGGTTGGGGTAATCAGATAAGAAGTTATATCTTACATCCTTACAAGGTGGTAAAGGATCATCGTACCCAGTTAGAGGTTTTTAAGGTGGAAGATGTTTTAGATGGAGAGATAGACGATTTTATCCGGGAATATTTACTGTGGGATGCAAAGCAAAAGCTTAATCAAAAAACTTAA
- a CDS encoding bifunctional riboflavin kinase/FAD synthetase yields MKIYTPKDFPLPFETAVTIGSFDGIHLGHKNLFRETFALSTELGVTPLLVSFDPHPRTVLFPEANFKLLTTFEEKLDLFFRLNIEHVAIIPFSVNMAKLTPDLFVEEYLVDSLKAKGVVIGFNFRFGRKREGDPEFLKRLGERFGFVVKTVDPVTVDHTTVSSTLIRQTIEKGDIEKANLFLGHRYFLIGKVIKGQGLGKKLGFPTANIEIPKNKLLPPSGVYAVWVYYQNQRFKGAMNIGVKPTFEQKELTVEVHLLGFNQELYGKQLKVEFVKKIRPERKFGSIEELKAQISKDCRLIDTILTD; encoded by the coding sequence TTGAAAATATATACCCCTAAAGATTTCCCTTTACCTTTTGAAACCGCTGTTACTATAGGAAGTTTTGACGGTATCCATTTAGGACACAAAAACCTTTTTAGAGAAACTTTTGCCCTTAGCACCGAGTTAGGCGTAACCCCGCTGTTAGTTTCTTTTGACCCTCATCCTCGAACTGTTTTGTTTCCTGAAGCCAACTTTAAACTTTTAACCACCTTTGAAGAAAAACTTGACCTTTTTTTTCGTCTAAACATAGAACATGTTGCTATAATACCTTTTTCAGTTAACATGGCCAAGCTTACCCCAGACCTCTTTGTAGAAGAATACTTAGTAGATAGTCTTAAGGCTAAAGGAGTAGTTATAGGTTTTAACTTTAGGTTTGGCAGAAAAAGAGAGGGTGACCCAGAATTTTTAAAAAGATTAGGAGAAAGGTTCGGTTTTGTGGTAAAGACAGTAGATCCTGTTACTGTCGATCATACCACGGTTTCAAGCACTTTGATAAGACAAACCATCGAAAAAGGAGATATAGAAAAGGCCAATCTTTTTCTTGGACATCGCTACTTTCTGATAGGAAAGGTGATAAAAGGTCAAGGGCTAGGAAAAAAACTTGGATTTCCTACGGCTAACATAGAAATACCTAAAAATAAACTTTTGCCCCCCTCAGGGGTTTATGCAGTGTGGGTTTATTACCAAAATCAAAGGTTTAAAGGGGCTATGAACATTGGAGTTAAACCTACCTTTGAACAAAAAGAACTCACTGTAGAAGTCCACCTTTTAGGATTTAACCAAGAATTGTACGGAAAACAGCTTAAAGTAGAGTTTGTTAAGAAAATTAGACCAGAAAGAAAATTTGGGTCTATAGAAGAACTTAAAGCCCAAATCAGTAAAGATTGCCGATTGATAGACACAATCTTAACCGATTAA
- a CDS encoding winged helix-turn-helix transcriptional regulator yields MRKRSRFITVEDVKFVYENYAKMSASEIAEKLGISKFQVNKIVNELRKRGINIPKKIGKKKNVYDQFVEMLKEENKA; encoded by the coding sequence ATGAGAAAAAGAAGTAGATTTATTACAGTTGAGGATGTAAAATTTGTATATGAAAACTATGCCAAAATGAGTGCATCTGAGATAGCAGAAAAATTAGGAATTAGTAAATTTCAAGTTAATAAAATCGTCAATGAACTAAGAAAAAGAGGAATTAACATTCCCAAAAAAATAGGTAAAAAGAAAAATGTTTATGATCAGTTTGTAGAGATGTTAAAAGAAGAAAATAAAGCTTAA
- a CDS encoding FprA family A-type flavoprotein, with translation MEPVKIKEGIYWVGAVDWHVRNFHGYTTIKGTTYNSYLVIDEKVTLFDTVKHGFEDEMLGRISKIINPEKIDYLVVNHIEPDHAGGFSYIAQKINPEKIFITRNGKLGLSAYLHNTDFPFEEVKTGYEVKIGKRTIRFIETPMIHWPDSMVSYIPEEKILISQDAFGQHYATSVRFDDEVDYCVLIQEAAKYYANIVLPFSPQVQKLLKTIKDLGLEIETICPDHGVVWRSKIKDILELYDKWSSYEADNRVVIVYDTMWKSTEKMAYAIAEGVVKEGVEARVFKLSVSDITDVMTEVMLAKGVVLGSSTLNNNLLPTMASFVTYMKGLRPRKKLGFAFGSYGWSGEAVAQLNEYLKEIQAEVIHEGIKCKYAPNQEVLKSCADLGRLLAQKIKEV, from the coding sequence ATGGAGCCAGTTAAGATTAAAGAAGGGATTTATTGGGTAGGAGCGGTAGACTGGCATGTAAGAAATTTTCATGGTTACACAACCATTAAGGGTACTACCTACAATAGTTACCTTGTGATCGATGAAAAGGTTACGCTGTTTGATACCGTAAAACACGGTTTTGAGGATGAGATGCTTGGGCGTATTTCTAAGATAATCAATCCTGAAAAGATTGATTATTTAGTGGTAAACCATATTGAACCTGACCATGCAGGAGGTTTCAGCTATATTGCTCAAAAAATCAACCCTGAAAAGATTTTCATTACCAGAAACGGAAAATTAGGGCTTTCTGCCTATCTACATAACACTGACTTTCCCTTTGAAGAGGTAAAGACGGGATACGAAGTAAAGATAGGTAAAAGAACCATCCGGTTTATAGAAACCCCGATGATACACTGGCCTGATAGCATGGTGAGTTATATTCCTGAAGAGAAGATCCTTATTTCTCAGGATGCCTTTGGACAGCACTACGCAACCAGTGTAAGGTTTGATGACGAGGTAGACTACTGTGTTTTAATCCAAGAGGCAGCTAAGTATTACGCTAACATCGTTTTACCTTTTTCTCCTCAGGTTCAAAAGCTGTTAAAAACCATAAAAGATTTAGGTCTTGAAATAGAGACCATTTGTCCTGACCATGGTGTGGTTTGGAGAAGCAAGATAAAAGACATTTTAGAACTTTATGATAAGTGGAGTTCTTATGAGGCAGATAATCGGGTGGTGATAGTTTATGATACTATGTGGAAGAGCACCGAAAAGATGGCTTATGCTATTGCTGAAGGAGTTGTTAAAGAAGGTGTAGAGGCGAGGGTGTTTAAACTTTCTGTTTCTGACATAACAGATGTGATGACTGAGGTTATGCTTGCTAAAGGTGTAGTTTTAGGTTCTTCCACCCTTAACAACAACCTGCTTCCTACCATGGCTTCCTTTGTAACCTATATGAAAGGACTTAGACCGAGAAAAAAATTAGGGTTTGCCTTTGGTTCCTACGGATGGAGTGGAGAGGCAGTAGCTCAGCTAAACGAGTATTTAAAAGAGATACAGGCTGAGGTTATCCACGAAGGTATAAAATGCAAGTATGCTCCTAATCAAGAAGTACTTAAAAGCTGCGCAGATTTGGGAAGGCTTTTAGCTCAAAAGATAAAAGAGGTATAA
- the carA gene encoding glutamine-hydrolyzing carbamoyl-phosphate synthase small subunit, with protein sequence MDKPKALVMLEDGTYFWGRSFTITGETYGEIVFNTGMTGYQEILTDPSYYGQIVTMTYPLIGNYGINSEDMESERIQVAGFIVREYQPFYSNWRAEKSLGEWLIENNVLAVEGIDTRALTRHLRLYGSMKGGITTETLDPKKFLEKIKESPDYVGRDLVQYVTCKEPYYYGKQGKERLTTFKGEAKYKIAVLDCGLKFNQLRLFVERDAECLVFPCYTSADEILAHNPDGIFLSNGPGDPAPLQHIVNTVKQLLGKKPIFGICLGHQILGQALGATTYKLKFGHRGINHPVLNLINKKVEITSQNHGFCVKKEELPKDTVITHVNLNDDTLEGIFVPDLRAMSVQYHPENAPGPHDSVYLFDSFLKLVEGKVENIYP encoded by the coding sequence ATGGACAAACCAAAAGCCTTGGTAATGTTAGAAGACGGAACCTACTTTTGGGGAAGGTCTTTTACCATAACCGGAGAAACCTATGGTGAAATAGTGTTTAACACAGGGATGACCGGTTATCAAGAAATACTTACCGACCCCTCTTATTATGGTCAGATAGTAACCATGACTTATCCTCTTATCGGAAACTATGGGATCAATTCTGAAGATATGGAAAGCGAAAGGATTCAAGTAGCGGGTTTTATCGTAAGAGAATATCAACCTTTTTACAGCAACTGGAGGGCTGAAAAGTCTTTAGGAGAGTGGTTGATTGAAAATAACGTTTTGGCGGTAGAGGGAATAGACACCAGAGCTTTAACCAGGCACCTTAGACTTTACGGTTCTATGAAGGGAGGAATAACCACCGAGACTTTGGATCCTAAAAAATTTTTAGAAAAGATAAAAGAGAGTCCTGATTACGTAGGTAGGGATTTAGTCCAATATGTTACTTGTAAAGAGCCTTATTACTACGGAAAACAGGGGAAGGAAAGGTTAACCACTTTTAAGGGGGAAGCTAAGTACAAAATAGCGGTGTTAGACTGTGGGTTAAAGTTTAATCAGTTAAGGTTGTTTGTAGAAAGAGATGCCGAGTGTTTGGTGTTTCCGTGCTATACCTCAGCTGACGAGATTCTTGCCCATAATCCTGACGGGATTTTCCTTTCTAACGGTCCAGGAGACCCTGCACCTTTACAGCATATCGTAAACACAGTAAAACAACTTTTAGGTAAAAAACCTATTTTCGGTATATGTTTGGGGCACCAGATCTTAGGACAAGCCTTGGGAGCTACTACTTATAAACTAAAGTTTGGACATAGAGGGATAAACCATCCTGTTTTAAACCTGATAAACAAAAAGGTAGAGATTACTTCTCAAAACCATGGTTTCTGTGTTAAAAAAGAAGAGCTTCCTAAGGATACGGTGATTACCCATGTAAATCTTAACGATGACACCCTTGAAGGGATTTTTGTTCCAGACCTTAGGGCAATGTCAGTCCAATACCATCCTGAAAACGCACCTGGGCCTCATGATTCAGTCTATCTTTTTGACAGCTTTTTAAAACTGGTGGAGGGAAAGGTTGAAAATATATACCCCTAA
- the rd gene encoding rubredoxin translates to MKKYKCSVCGYVYDPANGDPDNGIPAGTPFESLPDDWTCPICGAAKSDFVPED, encoded by the coding sequence ATGAAAAAGTACAAGTGTAGTGTTTGTGGTTATGTTTATGACCCGGCCAACGGGGATCCTGACAATGGTATTCCTGCAGGCACTCCTTTTGAGAGTCTTCCTGATGATTGGACCTGTCCGATTTGTGGAGCAGCTAAAAGCGATTTCGTACCAGAAGATTAA
- a CDS encoding rubredoxin, with the protein MADKPKKYKCSRCGYIYDPEQGDTKGNIPPGTPFEKLPDNWKCPRCGAPKNMFLPLPD; encoded by the coding sequence ATGGCTGACAAACCTAAAAAATATAAATGTAGCAGGTGTGGTTACATCTACGACCCTGAACAAGGAGATACAAAAGGAAATATACCTCCAGGGACACCTTTTGAGAAACTACCAGACAACTGGAAGTGCCCAAGATGTGGAGCTCCTAAAAATATGTTTCTACCTTTACCCGATTAA
- a CDS encoding phospholipase D-like domain-containing protein, which yields MNKIAFFAFKEEPMCFIHVLLNALDAAEKGLEVKVVLEGASTKLIPELFSEKSVLYNLFQKCLEKNLIAGVCKACAQKMGTLEVAKEKGLEILEDMYGHAGMANFIKKGYTIITL from the coding sequence ATGAATAAAATAGCCTTTTTTGCCTTTAAAGAAGAGCCTATGTGTTTTATCCATGTTTTGTTAAATGCTTTGGATGCAGCAGAAAAAGGTCTTGAAGTAAAGGTAGTTTTAGAGGGTGCTTCTACCAAGTTAATTCCTGAACTTTTTTCCGAAAAGAGCGTGTTATACAATCTTTTTCAAAAATGTTTAGAAAAAAATCTTATCGCAGGTGTTTGTAAGGCTTGTGCACAAAAGATGGGGACGTTAGAGGTAGCTAAAGAAAAAGGACTTGAGATTTTGGAAGATATGTATGGGCATGCTGGTATGGCAAACTTTATAAAAAAAGGTTATACTATCATTACACTCTAA
- a CDS encoding HU family DNA-binding protein — MKKTITKKEVIKVLAEKTGLSKRTLGRIVEEILEEIKLGLERGEEVQIVRFGSFIPYKTKEKIGRNLKTGEVVKIPSFKKVRFKIAPQFKAELQDET, encoded by the coding sequence ATGAAAAAGACGATAACCAAAAAAGAAGTAATAAAGGTTTTGGCTGAAAAGACTGGTCTTTCTAAGAGGACCTTAGGTAGGATTGTGGAAGAAATCTTAGAAGAAATAAAACTTGGGTTAGAAAGAGGGGAAGAGGTTCAGATAGTAAGGTTTGGAAGTTTTATTCCTTATAAAACCAAGGAGAAAATAGGGAGGAACTTAAAAACTGGGGAGGTCGTCAAGATACCTTCGTTTAAAAAGGTAAGGTTTAAGATAGCTCCTCAGTTTAAAGCTGAACTTCAAGATGAAACCTAA